One genomic segment of Synechocystis sp. LKSZ1 includes these proteins:
- a CDS encoding TerB family tellurite resistance protein, protein MSSQPKTKQLLKILIGAAWIDGVIQPEERTYLKQRAEALQLAEDPDLKFLLSELKPVSATECYQWLEAYLGSHPQAEDYQELLEALSGLLYSDGDIQTQEAKLLSMIQDLEPHAESGKNPFDKILGHIQALYRRAINLSP, encoded by the coding sequence ATGAGTAGTCAGCCAAAGACAAAGCAATTGCTCAAGATTTTAATCGGTGCGGCCTGGATTGATGGGGTTATTCAACCAGAAGAACGTACTTACCTTAAACAACGGGCAGAAGCATTACAGTTGGCCGAGGATCCCGACCTTAAGTTTTTATTATCGGAACTGAAGCCTGTTTCTGCGACGGAATGCTACCAGTGGTTAGAAGCCTATCTAGGGAGCCATCCCCAGGCCGAAGACTATCAAGAACTCCTGGAGGCCCTTAGTGGTCTTCTCTACAGTGACGGTGATATTCAAACCCAAGAAGCCAAACTACTCAGCATGATCCAGGATCTGGAGCCCCATGCTGAGTCTGGCAAAAATCCCTTCGATAAAATTCTGGGTCATATTCAGGCCCTCTATCGTCGAGCGATTAATCTATCCCCCTAG
- a CDS encoding calcium/sodium antiporter, which produces MTLSTFGVLVLGLALLVAGAEILVRGASRIALMLGLSPLVIGLTIVAYGTSSPELVVSLQSAFANQADIALGNVVGSNIFNVLFILGVSSLVTPLVVAQQLIRLDVPIMIGVSGLVWMFGADGKLSHVDGAILALGSILYTAFLIIQSRKESNREVQSEYEQEYGKPIQGSLPQTLFQIGYIVVGLGLLVLGSRWLVESSVAIARSLGLNELVIGLTLVAAGTSLPELATSVIASYRGERDIAVGNVIGSNIFNILAVLGFSALLSPSGIAVSPSALHFDVPVMFAVALFCLPVFITGRLISRWEGLLFMVYYVAYTCYLVLDAMHHESLDFFSRILWLVVIPATVLAVGLSFLPSFRKSS; this is translated from the coding sequence ATGACATTGAGCACCTTTGGGGTATTGGTACTAGGATTGGCTTTATTGGTGGCAGGAGCCGAGATTTTAGTCCGGGGGGCCTCGCGCATTGCCTTGATGCTAGGGTTGTCGCCGCTGGTGATTGGCCTGACCATTGTGGCCTATGGCACTAGCTCCCCGGAATTGGTGGTCAGTCTTCAATCGGCCTTTGCCAATCAAGCAGATATTGCCCTAGGGAACGTCGTTGGCAGTAATATTTTTAATGTTTTATTTATTCTCGGGGTTTCTTCCCTCGTGACCCCCCTGGTGGTTGCCCAGCAACTGATCCGCCTGGATGTACCAATTATGATCGGGGTCTCGGGTTTAGTCTGGATGTTTGGGGCCGATGGCAAGCTGAGCCATGTCGATGGGGCGATTCTGGCCCTGGGCTCTATTCTCTACACCGCCTTTCTGATCATCCAAAGCCGTAAGGAAAGTAATCGTGAGGTTCAGAGTGAGTACGAACAAGAGTATGGCAAGCCCATCCAAGGTTCCCTCCCGCAAACCCTGTTTCAGATTGGTTATATTGTTGTCGGCCTAGGCCTACTGGTGTTGGGTTCTCGCTGGTTGGTGGAAAGTTCTGTGGCCATTGCCCGGAGCTTAGGCCTAAATGAATTGGTGATTGGTTTAACCTTGGTGGCCGCCGGAACCTCTCTACCCGAATTAGCCACTTCTGTTATTGCTAGTTACCGGGGAGAACGAGATATCGCCGTGGGTAACGTCATTGGCAGTAACATTTTTAATATTTTGGCAGTACTAGGTTTTTCGGCGTTATTGTCTCCTTCAGGAATTGCAGTTTCTCCTTCTGCTCTTCATTTTGATGTGCCAGTAATGTTCGCAGTGGCCCTGTTCTGCTTACCCGTGTTTATTACCGGACGCCTGATTTCCCGCTGGGAGGGCCTGCTCTTTATGGTTTATTACGTGGCCTATACCTGCTACCTCGTTCTGGATGCTATGCACCATGAAAGTTTAGACTTTTTCAGTCGCATCCTCTGGTTAGTGGTCATACCCGCCACGGTTTTAGCGGTCGGCTTGTCTTTTCTGCCCTCCTTCCGTAAATCTTCTTAG